Proteins from one Suncus etruscus isolate mSunEtr1 chromosome 3, mSunEtr1.pri.cur, whole genome shotgun sequence genomic window:
- the LOC126004561 gene encoding LOW QUALITY PROTEIN: teratocarcinoma-derived growth factor 1-like (The sequence of the model RefSeq protein was modified relative to this genomic sequence to represent the inferred CDS: deleted 1 base in 1 codon), with amino-acid sequence MQHFSSSVILIVALSKALGLVAGLAIRSDSPGIRKEPAFHPQSFQFVSFSGILDSKELNKTCCLNGGTCMLGSFCACPPSFYGRNCEHDMRKENCGSLRHGSWLPRKCSMCKCWHGQLRCFSQAFLPGCDGQVMDDHLTTSRIPGLAPSMYTMFTLASICLALQSYH; translated from the exons ATGCAGCATTTCTCATCTAGTGTGATTTTGATCGTGGCCCTTTCCAAAGCCTTGGGATTAGTTGCTGGTCTAGCCATCAGAAGCGACAGTCCTGGGATCCGGAAGGAGCCTGCATTTCATCCTCAGTCTTTCCAGTTTGTGTCTTTCTCAGGAATTCTGGACAGTAAGGAACTCAACAAAACCTGCTGTCTGAACGGGGGAACTTGCATGCTGGGGTCCTTCTGTGCCTGC CCCCCGTCCTTCTATGGACGCAACTGTGAGCATGATATGCGTAAAGAGAACTGTGGTTCTCTGCGCCATGGCAGTTGGCTGCCCAGGAAATGTTCCATGTGTAAATGCTGGCATGGCCAGCTTCGCTGCTTTTCACAGGCATTTCTGCCTGGGTGTGATGGCCAAGTGATGGACGACCACCTCACAACCTCCAGGATACCGGGATTAGCTCCATCTATGTACACCATGTTTACACTGGCTAGCATCTGCCTTGCTCTACAAAGCTACCATTAG